One Gossypium raimondii isolate GPD5lz chromosome 3, ASM2569854v1, whole genome shotgun sequence genomic window carries:
- the LOC105796323 gene encoding formin-like protein 2 → MIMLITKARDFVVLFVILFFSAVLTAECFEYHRRLLHQPFFPVTSQPPVYPPSSSSPFPSPEPLPHLKQQPKYPFSTTPPSTPHSPFFLSFPSPPPPPSQPSTLPTFPANISSLLIPHSPSPSSHRRHLLLVSLSSALLAAAIIFSLAVLTLFLRHRSHQNTSSDDKASRSDSLRLFPPNIPPSDASQKPPTPPPPPHQQPQQPPRYVSTNRSSEFLYLGTLVNTRVDAAKATVSSNGGIKLGVSSPPYQKLGSPELNPLPPLPKVQTFQSGEQFLQSPSMGCFENTIEVEEDEFFSPRGSSHGKESPPPPPQQPPQPPPPQEPAVRVESSSRREFNGDNYGSRSFNSRTASYPYSNSCSPSNSFLNSSPPSQRSTVVPIYTVQIKNPSSTSPSSSRLSSSSSERYSPDRSSSFSAQNKESPSRVVYKKLPPPPPPLPPPRFWEVPAAKNPEPGGPPVLVAPSRPVVLQNNESIEKTTAETPKPKLKPLHWDKVRASSDRAMVWDQIKASSFQLNEEMIETLFTANNLNSATKENGRRQSLPSVNQENRVLDPKKSQNIAILLRALNVTIEEVCEALMEGNSDTLGTELLESLLKMAPTNEEERKLKDFTDESPFKLGPAEKFLKAVLDIPFAFKRVDAMLYIANFDSEIEYLKRSFETLEAACGELRNSKMFLKLLEAVLKTGNRMNVGTNRGDAHAFKLDTLLKLVDVKGTDGKTTLLHFVVQEIIRAEGSRLSNANQNPKAEKIQQSDLQDDVEFRKLGLEVVSGLSGELTNVKKAAAMDSDVLSIDVAKLATGISKIREVRKLNEEVALKDSSRKFSESMNEFLKKAEEEIIKIQAQDRVALSMVKEITEYFHGNSTKEEAHPFRIFMVVRDFLSILDQVCKEVAKVNERTIYSSARPLPNPIPPPVFPGLNTQHYSSSDDETSSSSS, encoded by the exons atgaTAATGCTGATAACTAAAGCGAGggattttgttgttttgtttgttaTCCTCTTTTTCTCCGCAGTGTTGACCGCTGAGTGTTTCGAGTATCACCGCCGTTTACTCCACCAGCCTTTTTTCCCGGTTACTTCACAGCCGCCGGTTTATCCTCCTTCTTCATCTTCGCCGTTTCCGTCTCCGGAGCCACTACCTCACTTGAAACAACAACCGAAATATCCTTTCTCCACCACTCCTCCTTCCACTCCTCATAGtcctttcttcctttctttcccTTCTCCGCCACCTCCTCCGTCGCAACCTTCCACACTCCCTACTTTTCCCGCCAATATTTCGTCTTTGCTCATACCTCATTCCCCTTCCCCTTCTTCACACCGACGTCACCTCCTCCTTGTTTCCCTCTCTTCCGCTCTCCTTGCCGCCGCCATCATCTTCTCTCTGGCCGTTTTGACACTCTTCCTCCGTCATCGTAGCCACCAAAACACTTCCTCCGACGATAAAGCTTCCCGGTCAGACTCTCTTCGTTTATTCCCTCCAAATATTCCACCTTCAGATGCTTCTCAAAAACCACCTACTCCACCACCGCCACCGCACCAACAACCACAACAACCGCCGCGATATGTTTCAACGAATCGAAGCTCGGAGTTTCTTTACTTAGGCACACTCGTTAACACTCGAGTAGACGCAGCTAAAGCCACCGTTTCAAGCAATGGCGGCATCAAGCTAGGTGTTTCATCGCCACCGTACCAAAAGCTTGGCTCACCAGAGCTAAACCCATTGCCGCCATTGCCAAAAGTTCAAACCTTTCAAAGTGGTGAACAGTTCCTTCAAAGTCCATCAATGGGTTGTTttgaaaacaccattgaagttgaagaagatgagtttTTTTCGCCAAGAGGGTCTTCACATGGCAAAGAAAGCCCACCGCCACCACCACAACAACCGCCGCAACCACCACCACCACAAGAACCAGCAGTAAGAGTAGAGTCAAGCTCGAGAAGGGAATTTAATGGCGATAACTATGGTAGTCGAAGCTTCAATTCAAGAACAGCTTCATACCCATATTCCAACTCATGTTCACCTTCTAACTCGTTCTTGAACTCAAGTCCACCGAGTCAAAGATCCACTGTTGTCCCTATCTATACAGTGCAAATAAAAAACCCATCTTCAACCTCACCTTCATCTTCAAGGTTATCTTCATCATCTTCAGAAAGGTATTCACCTGATAGGAGTTCAAGTTTTTCAGCTCAAAACAAAGAATCTCCATCAAGGGTTGTATATAAAAAGCTTCCACCACCACCTCCACCGCTTCCTCCACCACGTTTTTGGGAGGTTCCCGCCGCGAAAAACCCTGAACCTGGTGGTCCACCGGTTCTCGTTGCACCTTCCAGGCCAGTGGTGTTACAGAACAATGAATCCATCGAGAAGACTACAGCTGAGACCCCGAAACCGAAACTGAAACCTTTGCATTGGGATAAAGTTCGAGCGAGTTCGGATCGGGCTATGGTGTGGGATCAAATAAAAGCTAGCTCATTTCA GTTGAATGAGGAAATGATCGAGACGTTGTTTACGGCGAATAATTTGAATTCGGCTACTAAAGAAAACGGTCGTAGGCAGAGTTTACCGTCTGTTAATCAAGAAAATCGTGTTCTCGATCCGAAGAAGTCTCAAAACATTGCGATTCTGTTGAGGGCATTGAATGTTACCATTGAAGAAGTCTGTGAAGCTCTCATGGAAG GTAATTCAGACACTCTTGGGACTGAGCTCCTAGAAAGCTTATTAAAGATGGCTCCAACGAACGAAGAAGAGCGTAAGCTGAAGGATTTCACTGACGAGTCCCCATTCAAGCTAGGTCCGGCTGAGAAATTCCTCAAGGCTGTGCTCGACATACCTTTTGCCTTCAAGAGGGTTGATGCGATGCTTTACATTGCTAATTTTGACTCCGAAATCGAGTACCTGAAAAGGTCTTTTGAAACTTTAGAG GCCGCTTGTGGAGAGTTACGGAATAGCAAAATGTTTCTTAAGCTTTTGGAGGCAGTGCTTAAAACCGGGAACCGTATGAATGTTGGTACCAACCGAGGGGACGCTCATGCATTCAAGCTCGACACACTCTTAAAGCTCGTTGATGTAAAGGGCACGGACGGAAAAACTACACTTCTGCATTTTGTTGTACAGGAAATCATCAGAGCTGAAGGTTCTCGTCTTTCCAATGCCAATCAGAACCCGAAAGCTGAGAAAATACAACAATCGGATCTTCAAGATGATGTTGAGTTTCGTAAACTTGGCCTGGAAGTTGTGTCCGGTTTAAGTGGGGAGCTAACCAATGTGAAGAAAGCTGCCGCTATGGACTCAGATGTTCTCAGCATCGATGTTGCAAAACTTGCAACCGGCATTTCTAAAATCCGAGAAGTCAGAAAACTAAACGAAGAGGTTGCTTTGAAAGACAGCAGCCGGAAATTCTCGGAATCAATGAACGAGTTCCTAAAGAAGGCGGAAGAAGAGATCATAAAGATCCAAGCACAAGACCGAGTTGCCCTCTCAATGGTAAAGGAGATAACCGAGTACTTCCACGGAAACTCGACCAAGGAAGAAGCTCATCCGTTCCGTATCTTCATGGTCGTAAGAGACTTCCTTTCGATCCTCGATCAAGTATGCAAGGAAGTCGCGAAGGTCAATGAGAGAACA